The DNA segment agaataaaaataatctGGGGAAATAAAAGGTTTTTAGGGTTTATATCCTCAAAGtatcataaaaaattatttcgGATTAATATTGTTATCCAATATTGTTATCCATTCTTTTGTCTTTGCTGACAATTTTGACCTAGGAATCATTTAATAGAATGGGAAGTctgtatgaaaatattttttattttaaaataaaaattattacttttatagaaaataaacaaacaaacaaattaAAGGATGCAAGTTCTGATGAACGACACTCTTGGATGGAGTTTGGAGTCAGCATACGTTTTCAGTTGATCCTTCGGACCCGAATCCGTTCCCCTTACACGGAGTTTGGACTCGGCATACGTTTTCAGTTGATCCTTGGGACCTGAATCCGTTCCCTTGGACGGAGTTTGGACTCGGCATACGTTTTCAGTTGATCCTTGGAACTCGAAACCGTTCCGCCATCTCTCTTGTTTGCCCATCTTTTTCTCGTCGATCGACTTGGGGGAAAGCGAAGCGCGATGAGTTGGTGTCATCCCGATATCACTCTTGGGGACCTCATGCAACTGATCAAGGGCTTCGTCGATATCCTAATCCTCGCGAATGGCTACCAGTCGTCTGGTCTTCCCGCCGTCTGGGACGCCCCCAGCATTAAGAACGCTGTCCGATGGGGCCTCTTCTTCCAGGACGTATGAACCCTAATCCCCATCGCTTTTCTTCCTCCTTTTATGTTGTCTTCTACCCTTCTTTTCTTGTCTGTTTAAACTTGTCGCCGTTTGATTTCGCTTGGCCTTCGCTCGTGCGTTCTGGATGTGCCTGTGGTTGCATTCAGGATCCGGAGTCAATAAAAGTTGTTTAATAGTTGCCATTCGTTGCTGCTGTGTATTTCAATCCTAAGTAGCCAGTGTGTGAGTTCAAGAAATCAAAGTCTTAGGTCGCTGGATGAAGTAGATTTCTCCCTCAAACTAAGCTTCAAGTGCATTACTATGTCAGCTTTCCTCTCAAAATGTTTAGTGAGAGCAGCCCCATTCTTTCACAAAATGCTATCAACAATTGTTCTTTCAGTACAGAAGAAGTCTATCATTGATAGCATCACAAATTAAAAATCTGTCAATGGGAGGTTTTCTGAAACTTAAACCATTCTCTTGGAAAGCAATTCTGAGAGGAGCACCATCCTCAATGGTCTTTTTGTTAGTATTGTTAAGCTGCCAAAAGTTTAATCTCCCCATCACCAAATGGAAAAGGAATCTAAGAAATGCTTCGGAGAGATAATATTCCaggaaatatatttgaaaaatgCTGTGCCAATGGAAAACCCTGGAACTTACTGTTGCAACCTCTGTGTGCATGTGCTTGTTTTCTTTGCACATAGCTCAAAATTAGATCTACGTTGCTCATGGTCTCATGGTGGTTGCTGCGATTTTTCTTAGGTATTTAAGCATATAAATGACTCTTGTCATTTTGACAATTCAATGAAGGAACTTGATGCAGCTTTGAGGAATCTGATGTCTAATCCATTTTGTCCACAGGTGATATTCCTTGACACTGTTATCAATAATAAACAATTTAGTTAAGCTTTCATTTTTAgtttttcataattagttgcacagATGGATCAAACTTTCGAAAGAAATCTTAATTCATTTGTATATTTGAATGCAGGGTCTGGTCCATCTGACTTCAACATCTCTTTCTAGAGCAAGAGATTTGGTTATCGAATGTTTAGTTCAAAGTCACATAATGGGAGCTAAACATCTGACGTCTCTTTTAACAGCAGTCATTGAGATGGATGTTAATGACCTTAATGGGACATGGAATGCTAATTCTACTGTATACACGGACATCTTAATGTTGCAGATGGAATCACTAAATTTAGTTTCTATGGATAGGGGAAACTTTGTCAAGACTAGAGCTGCATCAACACCAAGCACTTCAAAGATTTCTGGTGTTTCAAGGGCCGGAAGTTGCAATCCTGCTATGCCAGAACCCATGGACTATAGTTTTGCCCATCATTCTTGCTttctgattcatgaaattttacaGAGGCAAGCTTCTATTCTATGCATAACCTCAGCAGAGACGGGCTTAGATTCAATTTTGAAGTTGTTTATGACTGAGCACATGCTTGTACCTGAAAAGAACTCATTGGAAGGGAAACCATCAACTGGTAATTCGCCAA comes from the Musa acuminata AAA Group cultivar baxijiao chromosome BXJ2-8, Cavendish_Baxijiao_AAA, whole genome shotgun sequence genome and includes:
- the LOC103972912 gene encoding uncharacterized protein LOC103972912 isoform X2 codes for the protein MSWCHPDITLGDLMQLIKGFVDILILANGYQSSGLPAVWDAPSIKNAVRWGLFFQDELDAALRNLMSNPFCPQGLVHLTSTSLSRARDLVIECLVQSHIMGAKHLTSLLTAVIEMDVNDLNGTWNANSTVYTDILMLQMESLNLVSMDRGNFVKTRAASTPSTSKISGVSRAGSCNPAMPEPMDYSFAHHSCFLIHEILQRQASILCITSAETGLDSILKLFMTEHMLVPEKNSLEGKPSTGNSPKSMSELFLWSQWRSRCLSYLVDNRTIRLLSGANLIFSTPKVHWLQVLDPLKVLSDSINDHLLEIMEISLLGFISSRWTNLIGQFMSHSCDYLTISEQYSVLHCLLQENTQCAHSKMEALSSKEKDILGYMTTFLDCHYHKLWLLPPVLVAAAIPSWSILFRAFWNELNKRFVGASSDVRCYDCGQDGKEHRDCEVAERIRCLYAFHI
- the LOC103972912 gene encoding uncharacterized protein LOC103972912 isoform X3 yields the protein MSWCHPDITLGDLMQLIKGFVDILILANGYQSSGLPAVWDAPSIKNAVRWGLFFQDVFKHINDSCHFDNSMKELDAALRNLMSNPFCPQGLVHLTSTSLSRARDLVIECLVQSHIMGAKHLTSLLTAVIEMDVNDLNGTWNANSTVYTDILMLQMESLNLVSMDRGNFVKTRAASTPSTSKISGVSRAGSCNPAMPEPMDYSFAHHSCFLIHEILQRQASILCITSAETGLDSILKLFMTEHMLVPEKNSLEGKPSTGNSPKSMSELFLWSQWRSRCLSYLVDNRTIRLLSGANLIFSTPKEISLLGFISSRWTNLIGQFMSHSCDYLTISEQYSVLHCLLQENTQCAHSKMEALSSKEKDILGYMTTFLDCHYHKLWLLPPVLVAAAIPSWSILFRAFWNELNKRFVGASSDVRCYDCGQDGKEHRDCEVAERIRCLYAFHI
- the LOC103972912 gene encoding uncharacterized protein LOC103972912 isoform X1, with product MSWCHPDITLGDLMQLIKGFVDILILANGYQSSGLPAVWDAPSIKNAVRWGLFFQDVFKHINDSCHFDNSMKELDAALRNLMSNPFCPQGLVHLTSTSLSRARDLVIECLVQSHIMGAKHLTSLLTAVIEMDVNDLNGTWNANSTVYTDILMLQMESLNLVSMDRGNFVKTRAASTPSTSKISGVSRAGSCNPAMPEPMDYSFAHHSCFLIHEILQRQASILCITSAETGLDSILKLFMTEHMLVPEKNSLEGKPSTGNSPKSMSELFLWSQWRSRCLSYLVDNRTIRLLSGANLIFSTPKVHWLQVLDPLKVLSDSINDHLLEIMEISLLGFISSRWTNLIGQFMSHSCDYLTISEQYSVLHCLLQENTQCAHSKMEALSSKEKDILGYMTTFLDCHYHKLWLLPPVLVAAAIPSWSILFRAFWNELNKRFVGASSDVRCYDCGQDGKEHRDCEVAERIRCLYAFHI